A stretch of the Sulfolobus acidocaldarius SUSAZ genome encodes the following:
- a CDS encoding RNA polymerase sigma70, whose product MGADDVKKPMSVTFIIENHPCLIMKLFQELNIRAEINNVKMRESVTDHIATLKLTEKLLRELRERRSKTLRISENSVWIRTEGCKVCKILYLSDAVVEKVKVVGNNAVMYKLIVPNLLSLKSLIDEFTKIGVKAIVGSTSELDEEQLTERQLEILKLSYKMGFFDIERRITMTELAEKLGIKAPTLEEILRRALRKAVKYYLDKKG is encoded by the coding sequence ATGGGTGCTGATGATGTAAAGAAACCTATGAGTGTCACATTTATTATAGAGAATCACCCTTGCTTAATTATGAAATTGTTTCAAGAACTTAACATAAGGGCAGAAATTAACAATGTAAAGATGAGGGAGAGTGTTACTGACCACATCGCAACCCTGAAGTTAACTGAAAAATTACTCAGGGAGTTGAGGGAAAGGAGATCAAAAACCTTAAGGATAAGCGAAAACAGTGTCTGGATTAGGACGGAAGGCTGTAAGGTGTGTAAAATCCTCTACCTGAGTGACGCTGTGGTTGAAAAAGTGAAAGTTGTAGGAAATAATGCAGTCATGTACAAACTCATTGTTCCAAATCTGCTCTCCTTGAAGAGTCTTATCGACGAGTTTACTAAGATAGGTGTAAAGGCTATAGTAGGTAGTACATCTGAGCTAGATGAAGAGCAACTGACGGAAAGGCAATTAGAGATATTGAAATTATCATATAAGATGGGTTTCTTTGATATTGAGAGGAGAATAACCATGACGGAACTAGCTGAAAAACTTGGGATAAAGGCTCCTACTTTAGAGGAGATATTGAGAAGAGCTTTAAGAAAGGCAGTTAAGTATTACCTAGATAAGAAGGGGTAA
- a CDS encoding uroporphyrin-III C-methyltransferase: MIKIKNVYDKPEISDGIRILIERTWPASVTRGSIDMWLRDLAPSEELIAWYNYEPQKWEEFKRRYLEELRYNPKVKPLLMIVKLTNVVTFLYSGDSEHNNAVVLKEYIESLINKES, from the coding sequence ATGATAAAAATAAAAAACGTTTATGATAAACCAGAGATTAGCGACGGGATTAGAATATTGATCGAGAGAACATGGCCAGCCTCCGTAACTAGAGGCTCTATCGATATGTGGCTTAGGGATCTTGCCCCATCTGAAGAATTAATAGCATGGTATAATTATGAACCACAAAAATGGGAGGAATTTAAGAGAAGATATTTAGAAGAGTTGAGGTATAATCCAAAAGTTAAACCTCTATTAATGATAGTTAAGTTGACTAACGTTGTAACATTTCTATACTCTGGTGACTCTGAACATAATAACGCAGTTGTGCTCAAAGAATACATAGAAAGTTTAATAAATAAGGAAAGTTAA
- a CDS encoding 5-amino-6-(5-phosphoribosylamino)uracil reductase, which yields MNNRPYIIIFSTISIDGRLASKTGYSELSCPIDKQRQHQLRAEVDAIMVGGNTVRVDNPSLTVKYAKKKDKDPIRVIVSKSLNLDISLKIFSTPPLTLVYTKSDNKSKQDELAKRGVIVRRFNELSDVFSDLYESFNVRRLMIEGGGNLIWSMIQENMYDEIRVTVSPRIFGNGVSLAQGEGFQGDESPRLRLVDAKICQCGDEVHLVYSKLK from the coding sequence ATGAATAATAGACCTTACATTATTATCTTTTCTACGATAAGTATTGACGGAAGGCTCGCATCTAAGACAGGTTATAGTGAACTGAGCTGTCCAATAGATAAACAAAGGCAACATCAGCTCAGAGCTGAGGTCGATGCGATTATGGTGGGGGGAAACACAGTGAGGGTAGATAACCCCTCCCTAACAGTGAAATACGCTAAGAAAAAGGACAAAGATCCTATAAGGGTAATAGTAAGTAAAAGTCTAAATCTAGATATATCACTTAAAATATTCTCTACTCCTCCGTTGACGCTGGTTTATACTAAAAGCGATAATAAGAGTAAGCAGGATGAGCTTGCAAAAAGAGGTGTAATAGTAAGGAGGTTCAATGAGTTAAGTGATGTATTCTCTGACCTTTATGAAAGCTTCAACGTGAGAAGATTGATGATTGAAGGGGGAGGTAATTTAATTTGGAGCATGATTCAAGAGAACATGTATGACGAAATTAGGGTTACAGTCTCACCAAGGATATTTGGCAATGGGGTGAGTCTAGCTCAAGGAGAAGGTTTTCAGGGAGATGAGTCACCTAGGTTAAGACTTGTAGACGCTAAGATATGCCAGTGCGGAGATGAAGTTCATTTAGTTTATAGTAAATTGAAATGA
- a CDS encoding thermopsin: MRKATTIVVLIFLMLTLSPLISFAVTAPVGISSISPNITTISILGYANISSLLAYNSSFYQPYGASLQLNAILEVDTPSNTYYFWVQNVANFITNNNTLFFNDNIWNATEMNSNISEVIGSGNISTCSSCQAPQTFYGTSSQQTIYYNFPLSFYLFINITPSVRGPLVTFGYIILQNGKIISPKVQVYDNVIIPVQGTTSAQIVVQNSYTYVYNQGSYSYYGLKKDVELVWGGFSNGERTTFKEMSSLLAMYYLKDGKWLPFNDVYNYGFDTAESGSNLTVYVDRQGFAHVTTGNLNKGELTNNFNPPTPYFTFVNISSPIPFIVDGNKFYNFTAYINSPLSIYLYSNYSLSNDSFALLNHTSTQKMVKFIINSSTWFSSVQFTPKYTFYYKLNVISSIPVIALVNGVNTTLKSGWYPENTRITISTSNYYLSNNTRYVITKVVPSTSITINRPFNLTVKAQLQYLVNMSGILTWQNNGSEITIPNYRPLLYTIAYEGTYNLLPGDTITVTQPITERLIIRLNYENIFVVFAGIIILLIIYLLVRKPSGYE, from the coding sequence ATGCGAAAAGCCACCACAATTGTAGTCCTAATATTTCTCATGTTAACCCTATCGCCACTCATTAGTTTTGCAGTGACAGCTCCTGTTGGAATTTCGAGTATAAGTCCCAATATTACAACCATATCGATACTAGGCTATGCGAACATTTCATCACTATTAGCCTACAATTCAAGCTTCTATCAGCCATATGGTGCATCTCTTCAACTAAATGCAATACTTGAGGTCGACACTCCTAGCAACACATATTACTTCTGGGTTCAAAATGTAGCGAACTTTATAACCAATAATAACACGCTCTTCTTTAATGACAATATATGGAATGCAACTGAAATGAACTCAAATATATCAGAAGTCATAGGTAGTGGAAACATTTCAACATGTAGTTCATGCCAAGCTCCTCAGACTTTTTATGGTACCTCTTCTCAACAGACTATATATTACAACTTCCCATTGTCCTTCTACCTGTTCATAAATATTACTCCCTCTGTAAGAGGACCACTAGTCACATTTGGATATATCATACTCCAGAACGGAAAAATAATATCGCCAAAGGTTCAAGTTTATGACAACGTTATAATTCCAGTACAGGGTACCACATCTGCGCAGATTGTGGTACAGAATTCTTATACGTATGTATACAATCAGGGTTCGTATTCTTATTATGGTCTAAAAAAGGACGTGGAATTAGTTTGGGGAGGATTTAGTAACGGGGAACGTACTACATTTAAGGAGATGTCAAGTCTCTTAGCTATGTACTATTTAAAAGATGGAAAATGGTTACCATTTAATGATGTTTACAACTACGGCTTTGATACTGCTGAATCTGGAAGTAACCTGACCGTATATGTAGATAGGCAGGGCTTTGCCCATGTTACAACAGGTAACCTGAACAAAGGGGAATTAACAAATAATTTTAACCCACCAACACCCTATTTTACGTTCGTCAATATTTCTAGCCCAATACCATTTATCGTTGACGGAAATAAATTCTACAACTTCACAGCATATATAAACTCTCCCTTATCGATTTACCTTTACTCCAATTACTCCTTAAGTAATGATTCCTTTGCATTACTTAATCATACTTCTACGCAAAAAATGGTAAAATTTATAATAAATTCATCAACCTGGTTTAGCTCTGTACAGTTCACTCCCAAATATACGTTTTACTATAAATTGAATGTAATCTCTTCAATTCCGGTCATAGCACTTGTTAACGGTGTTAATACAACCCTGAAATCGGGCTGGTACCCAGAAAATACTAGGATCACTATATCAACCTCGAACTATTACTTATCAAATAACACCAGGTATGTTATTACTAAAGTAGTACCCTCAACTAGCATTACCATAAATAGACCTTTCAACCTCACAGTGAAAGCCCAACTTCAGTACTTAGTCAATATGAGCGGAATATTGACGTGGCAGAATAACGGATCAGAAATAACCATACCCAATTATAGACCGCTGTTATACACTATCGCATACGAGGGGACTTATAATCTACTACCCGGTGATACGATAACAGTAACTCAACCCATAACCGAGAGGTTAATTATTCGCCTTAACTACGAGAACATATTTGTTGTGTTTGCCGGAATCATAATCCTTTTAATTATATACTTGTTAGTCAGAAAACCATCAGGTTACGAGTAA
- a CDS encoding glycerophosphodiester phosphodiesterase: MMLIIGHRGAPLEAKENTIQSFLIAKNLGVDAIELDVHLSSDNKVIVFHDDAVLINGKMVQVSELALERLRKVTGIEVPTLEEVLETVGDFNYVVEIKKSSAFYSSIEERVVKAIRERGLVDNVNVISFDFDSVKRVKEIEEKISTGIIFVGRINWFLGIAKEVKADWLAFYHELVTEEDVKIAHHSGLKLDAWTVNDLDQAGKLERIGIDALTTDNPRKMIEVFKGRKKSA; encoded by the coding sequence ATTATGCTCATAATAGGTCATAGGGGCGCTCCATTGGAGGCGAAGGAGAACACCATCCAGTCTTTTTTAATAGCTAAAAATTTAGGTGTAGATGCAATCGAGCTAGACGTTCATTTATCCAGTGATAATAAAGTGATTGTTTTCCATGACGATGCTGTTTTAATCAACGGTAAGATGGTTCAAGTTAGTGAGTTGGCATTAGAGAGGTTAAGGAAAGTTACTGGGATCGAGGTTCCCACCCTTGAAGAAGTATTAGAAACAGTAGGTGATTTTAACTACGTTGTGGAGATCAAGAAGTCGAGCGCTTTCTACTCATCAATCGAGGAAAGAGTTGTAAAGGCAATAAGGGAGAGAGGTCTAGTTGATAATGTAAACGTAATATCATTTGATTTTGACTCCGTTAAGAGGGTGAAGGAAATAGAGGAAAAAATCTCAACAGGGATAATTTTTGTAGGTAGGATAAACTGGTTTTTAGGAATTGCTAAGGAAGTCAAGGCTGACTGGTTAGCATTTTATCATGAACTTGTAACCGAAGAGGATGTAAAAATTGCTCATCATAGTGGTTTAAAACTTGATGCATGGACAGTAAATGACTTAGATCAAGCCGGAAAACTGGAAAGAATTGGAATTGATGCTTTAACTACGGACAACCCAAGGAAGATGATAGAAGTATTTAAAGGGAGAAAGAAGAGCGCATAA
- a CDS encoding glutamyl-tRNA amidotransferase subunit A, with protein MSSEELIIKFLERVNRLNPKVNAIVTLNDRVIAEAKEMDSLAKKGICKPLHGIPVTIKDNILTKGVRTTFGSVLFKDFVPNEDSIISERLKEAGALVLGKANMPEFGLVGITDNPLFGVTRNPWDLSRTPGGSSGGSAAAVALGLSPISIGNDGGGSIRIPSSFCGVFGFKPSPHVIPKYPPPNTFRGISVDGPITRYVSDAILTMRVLSGPDLRDRRSLTVPKINFDGELNWNEAKKLRIAYSRNLGYGVVDSKVEKVIENSVYRLRELGVEVIDEINPELPNLYKALMTKITVEFATFIYDKLEEWKKVTYKPYLNFLLPYFEKLTYHDYVKVDNEVDRLWSKLSNVFQKYDYLITPTVSVVAFKIEEGIGPNEINGQRVGFGEWSPFSFPFNLTGQPASSIPAGLVNNLPVGMQIVGKPYDDFGVLRLSLNYERMFPWHEMKPQI; from the coding sequence ATTTCTTCTGAGGAATTAATCATTAAATTTCTGGAAAGAGTAAACAGGCTGAACCCAAAAGTGAATGCAATAGTTACGCTTAATGATAGGGTAATTGCAGAAGCTAAAGAAATGGACTCCTTAGCCAAAAAAGGAATATGTAAACCTCTCCATGGTATCCCGGTTACAATTAAGGACAACATCTTAACTAAGGGGGTTAGGACCACCTTTGGGAGTGTATTATTCAAGGACTTTGTACCAAATGAAGACTCCATTATATCTGAGAGATTAAAAGAGGCTGGAGCTCTTGTCCTAGGAAAAGCGAATATGCCTGAGTTTGGTCTTGTGGGAATAACAGATAACCCCCTTTTTGGTGTAACTAGAAATCCATGGGATCTATCAAGAACCCCAGGAGGGTCAAGTGGAGGTTCTGCAGCAGCAGTAGCCTTGGGTCTTTCCCCAATCTCTATAGGCAATGATGGAGGAGGGTCAATAAGGATACCCTCTAGCTTCTGTGGAGTATTTGGCTTCAAACCATCACCACATGTAATTCCTAAGTATCCACCACCAAACACATTCCGAGGAATAAGCGTGGATGGTCCTATTACGAGATATGTGAGCGATGCTATACTTACAATGAGAGTACTTTCTGGACCTGACTTAAGGGATAGGAGGTCGTTAACAGTGCCTAAAATAAACTTCGATGGAGAGCTAAATTGGAACGAGGCGAAAAAACTCAGGATTGCATATTCGAGGAACCTGGGATATGGGGTAGTAGATAGTAAAGTGGAAAAAGTTATCGAGAACTCCGTTTACAGGTTGAGGGAACTAGGTGTAGAGGTAATCGATGAGATAAACCCCGAACTCCCAAACTTATACAAAGCCTTAATGACCAAGATTACAGTGGAATTTGCTACCTTTATTTACGATAAATTAGAGGAGTGGAAAAAAGTCACATACAAGCCTTATCTCAATTTCCTGTTACCGTACTTTGAGAAACTCACCTATCACGATTATGTAAAAGTTGATAATGAGGTAGACAGACTGTGGTCTAAATTGTCTAATGTTTTCCAGAAATACGATTATCTGATTACTCCAACTGTATCTGTTGTTGCGTTTAAGATTGAAGAAGGTATTGGTCCCAATGAGATTAACGGACAGAGGGTGGGCTTTGGAGAATGGTCACCCTTCTCATTCCCATTTAACCTCACCGGTCAACCAGCCTCAAGTATTCCAGCAGGTCTTGTTAATAATCTACCAGTCGGTATGCAGATTGTTGGGAAACCGTATGACGACTTTGGAGTACTGAGATTATCATTGAATTATGAGAGGATGTTTCCTTGGCATGAAATGAAACCGCAGATTTAA
- a CDS encoding beta-lactamase, translated as MRIHKPYIIHEDKDHKFVWLGLDESDYEKGLLTNQYLIVDGDKGILLDPGGYFVFERVFKNLKDFVKPENIIGLFYSHQDPDVVGAMNLWLDTCPNAKVYISEIWERFLPHLGISDPSSAERIIKIPDKGMQFKIEKNEVRAIPAHFLHSEGNFHVYDVKSKVYFSGDIGAAVFPKGKWSLYVQNFDEHVKYMEWFHKRYLPTRKALDIWLKRVKELDIKIIAPQHGSIFEGDNVKKFINWLDKLDKVGIDLME; from the coding sequence GTGAGGATCCATAAGCCATATATTATTCATGAGGATAAGGACCACAAATTTGTCTGGCTAGGGCTTGATGAGTCTGATTACGAAAAAGGTTTACTGACGAATCAGTATTTAATTGTAGACGGGGACAAAGGTATATTATTGGATCCAGGTGGGTATTTTGTATTTGAAAGGGTATTTAAGAACTTAAAAGATTTCGTAAAACCTGAGAATATTATTGGGCTGTTCTATTCCCATCAAGATCCAGACGTAGTAGGAGCAATGAACCTCTGGCTAGATACCTGCCCTAACGCTAAAGTGTACATATCAGAGATCTGGGAGAGATTTTTACCTCATCTAGGTATCTCAGATCCAAGTAGTGCAGAAAGAATTATAAAAATACCAGACAAAGGTATGCAGTTTAAGATAGAGAAAAACGAAGTGAGAGCCATTCCTGCTCACTTCCTCCACTCCGAAGGAAACTTCCACGTTTATGACGTTAAATCTAAGGTTTACTTTTCAGGAGATATAGGGGCAGCGGTATTCCCTAAAGGAAAATGGAGTCTTTATGTACAAAACTTTGATGAACATGTGAAGTACATGGAGTGGTTCCATAAGAGATACTTGCCCACAAGAAAAGCCTTAGACATTTGGCTGAAAAGGGTTAAGGAATTAGATATAAAGATCATTGCACCACAACACGGTTCCATATTTGAGGGAGATAATGTAAAGAAGTTCATTAACTGGTTAGACAAGCTAGATAAGGTAGGGATAGATCTGATGGAATGA